The following proteins are co-located in the Silene latifolia isolate original U9 population chromosome 1, ASM4854445v1, whole genome shotgun sequence genome:
- the LOC141600730 gene encoding KH domain-containing protein At3g08620-like, translated as MSGLYNSNFSPARVASPQIRTPASSFDDNQYLTELLAEHQKLGPFLQVLPICSRLLNQEILRVSGMLPNQGLGDFDRRLYRSPSPMASANLGPNPHGGGYGGWNGIHHERLSNPPGMSMDWQGAPASPSSYTVKRIMRLEIPVDAYPNFNFVGRLLGPRGNSLRRVELSTGCRVYIRGKGSIKDPEKEEKLRGRPGYEHLNEPLHILVEADLAPSIVDIKLRQAKEILEELLKPVDESQDFYKRQQLRELALLNSNIREDSPGPSGSVSPFNTSGMKRAKTGR; from the exons ATGTCAGGATTATACAACTCAAATTTTTCACCAGCAAGAGTTGCTTCTCCTCAGATTCGAACTCCTGCTTCCTCTTTTGATGATAA TCAATACTTGACGGAGTTGTTAGCTGAGCATCAGAAATTGGGGCCTTTCCTGCAAGTTCTTCCCATATGCAGCCGTTTATTGAATCAAG AAATTCTGAGGGTTTCTGGTATGTTGCCCAACCAAGGTCTTGGTGACTTTGATAGACGTCTATATAGAAGCCCCAGTCCTATGGCATCTGCAAATTTAGGGCCAAATCCACATGGGGGTGGATATGGTGGGTGGAATGGCATACATCATGAG AGGTTGAGTAATCCACCTGGAATGTCTATGGATTGGCAAGGGGCACCCGCGAGCCCTAGTTCGTATACTGTGAAAAGAATTATGCGGTTGGAAATACCAGTAGATGCTTATCCCAAT TTTAACTTTGTCGGCCGTCTTTTGGGCCCCAGAGGTAATTCGTTGAGACGTGTAGAATTATCAACTGGTTGTCGTGTGTACATCAGGGGAAAAGGATCAATAAAAGATCCGGAGAAG GAAGAAAAGCTGCGAGGAAGACCTGGTTATGAACACCTTAATGAGCCGCTTCACATTTTGGTTGAGGCCGATTTGGCGCCCAGTATAGTTGATATAAAATTAAGGCAGGCTAAAGAAATTTTAGAAGAACTTCTGAAACCTGTG GATGAATCACAAGATTTTTACAAAAGGCAGCAGCTGAGGGAGCTTGCTCTGCTGAACTCCAATATCAGAGAAGACAGTCCTGGACCCAGTGGAAGCGTGTCTCCTTTCAATACTAGCGGGATGAAGCGTGCCAAAACGGGGCGTTGA